In the genome of Pristis pectinata isolate sPriPec2 chromosome 10, sPriPec2.1.pri, whole genome shotgun sequence, one region contains:
- the LOC127575458 gene encoding uncharacterized protein LOC127575458 isoform X2 — translation MFQNIRFPSSGKAEEGKRNQVLDYLGGIFSSGRKKTSKKSSAVPLSPGNSVEESPPATKDLSSSGQNSPSNVQDSGFSQDHRSEGLIETEVPDQCLAEISPGSPDESCPSAASSDLGQQTVSSPETKKATIIDISLQSTEREPEPKGVREQLSPEVVHSNPTKEVLSDVSSTLVNNLETSLSSGCTGAILPSIDRTVKECEIAKPNDTSFNENKSQDSQQQKDNKFVNSDRLTEGQYDCKIDDKCVDIPAIKEYILPISETVRIEQIARVAEIDIHVPKVEVNSSVKLSEASVSLPVNSIGVELKALEKPLKNEENKQLNHSTFQRVKKEIGNPTISEKTSFTPDLAKQQIPSKKDELTAGATKTKVEETGSSCITCIGEDTANLLKVERHSTDNLSGENLNGLVEQESNTDKPVTNSQTNVGHFKNTVEKLDFLDLKFDLNTATLVSFEMDKKSPSDGKRGGRKGRKRRSLKSDQSGQNTGIVDTNTIEETLKENDFDVNAVKLPQQSPEVPVKMLPSPKQGTSPLIHRKTLPKSVTFTEKSVESVSKPFASRKKSSQRGSFSPDNEIESPVKGSSEKTSNSEAQFGSSVSVISSHKSTPIPGQKVERNNCKSSEVAFVDSTNNEAFNVSLPGAIIDKLGENTIALDSANQNSDVESVSCISNQQSVGHFNVSHSVITQESGADSERLKTQKIKNSKGKGSNKNVITSQPHSTVTTRIRLPSSEKGDESDAQSNPSNQLEHCTEIRTEEEETIRITLPKKKSATSHHTVDFFTTKDLPLASNSNKTCVGSLKIQIQNKSARRTDGTLTVIGKRQPNTLKNVEAAAGVKVDTRPKTDEISKVKADDTKHISEEGHRNEGVKTASVHVENTSLKTFDDMDAGSSEASCSLETVSSALCEHNDMKSQSSSVDTQTSETCLTEIEKGITSKSTKRQEEHLDSAVVPLVPAVPSTGAELKSGEMEGKATLLPSVLLSENRKEALTNRVNGSKAIMAEENPGLGQQNTPKVENQDFAVKDTAMPQKVEAPTAVLSDKDKNESLDLNQRGRSSDVIVGTVISAQQSPPTSQSMEDVALSQGSQASKTMSEIEEKSTAKTANERPTDTGITVGKLVHRVHQCCKLVMASKELISVQRNV, via the exons TTTCAAAATATTCGTTTTCCGAGCTCCGGAAAGGCAGAAGAGGGTAAAAGAAACCAAGTGCTGGATTATTTGGGAGGTATTTTTAGTTCTGGTAGGAAAAAAACTTCGAAAAAATCATCTGCAGTGCCTTTAAGCCCTGGCAATTCTGTTGAGGAATCTCCTCCAGCAACAAAAGACTTAAGTTCTTCTGGGCAGAACTCCCCAAGTAACGTTCAGGATTCAGGATTTTCCCAAGACCATCGGAGCGAAGGACTGATTGAGACTGAAGTCCCTGACCAATGTCTGGCAGAGATATCTCCAGGTTCTCCGGATGAAAGCTGCCCGTCAGCTGCCTCCAGTGACCTGGGCCAGCAGACTGTAAGTTCACCTGAAACTAAGAAAGCCACGATAATTGATATCAGCCTGCAGAGCACAGAGAGAGAACCTGAGCCCAAAGGTGTTAGAGAGCAACTGTCTCCAGAGGTTGTGCATAGTAACCCAACAAAAGAAGTTTTAAGTGATGTGTCAAGCACATTGGTAAATAACTTGGAGACGTCGTTATCATCTGGCTGCACAGGTGCAATTTTGCCATCTATTGACAGAACTGTAAAGGAATGTGAAATTGCTAAGCCCAATGACACTTCTTTTAATGAAAACAAATCCCAGGACTCCCAACAACAGAAAGACAACAAATTTGTAAATAGTGACAGACTTACTGAAGGCCAGTATGACTGCAAAATTGATGATAAGTGTGTAGATATTCCAGCCATAAAGGAATACATTTTGCCAATATCTGAGACTGTGAGAATTGAGCAGATAGCCAGAGTTGCTGAAATTGACATACATGTTCCCAAAGTCGAAGTAAATTCAAGTGTAAAATTGTCAGAAGCATCTGTTTCATTGCCTGTTAACAGCATTGGTGTGGAATTGAAAGCATTAGAAAAGCCattgaaaaatgaagaaaataaacagttgaaccattccacatttcaaagagttaaaaaggaaattgggaatCCTACAATTTCTGAAAAAACATCATTTACACCTGACTTGGCAAAGCAACAGATTCCATCAAAGAAAGACGAACTCACAGCAGGTGCTACTAAAACTAAAGTGGAGGAGACCGGGTCCTCTTGCATAACGTGCATCGGTGAAGATACAGCAAACTTACTCAAAGTTGAGAGGCACTCAACAGATAACCTATCAGGAGAAAATCTAAATGGTTTAGTGGAACAAGAATCAAATACAGATAAGCCTGTCACTAATTCTCAAACTAATGTAGGACATTTTAAAAACACAGTGGAAAAGTTGGATTTTCTGgatttaaaatttgatttaaatACAGCAACTCTGGTGTCCTTTGAGATGGATAAAAAATCACCCTCAGATGGCAAACGAGGcggaagaaagggaagaaagaggCGGTCTCTGAAATCTGATCAGTCTGGTCAGAATACTGGGATTGTAGATACTAACACAATTGAAGAAActttgaaagaaaatgattttgatGTAAATGCGGTGAAGCTCCCACAGCAGTCCCCTGAAGTCCCAGTTAAGATGTTGCCATCACCAAAGCAAGGCACTTCTCCATTGATCCATCGTAAAACATTACCAAAATCTGTTACATTCACTGAAAAATCTGTAGAAAGTGTTTCCAAACCATTTGCATCAAGAAAGAAGTCTTCACAAAGgggatctttcagtccagataatgAAATAGAATCTCCAGTAAAAGGTTCTTCAGAAAAGACATCAAATTCAGAAGCCCAGTTTGGAAGTTCTGTATCTGTAATATCATCACACAAAAGTACTCCAATTCCTGGTCAGAAAGTGGAAAGAAATAATTGCAAAAGTTCTGAGGTAGCTTTTGTTGATTCTACAAACAACGAGGCTTTCAACGTTTCTTTACCAGGTGCAATCATTGATAAACTGGGTGAAAACACGATCGCTTTGGATTCTGCAAATCAGAACAGTGATGTTGAATCAGTTAGCTGTATATCTAATCAGCAAAGTGTGGGACACTTCAATGTGAGTCATAGTGTGATTACACAGGAATCTGGTGCTGACTCTGAAAGACTGAAAACTCAGAAAATAAAAAACTCAAAAGGAAAAGGTAGCAACAAGAATGTAATTACTTCACAACCACATTCCACTGTGACTACAAGAATAAGACT TCCATCAAGTGAAAAGGGAGATGAATCTGATGCCCAGAGCAACCCCTCAAACCAGCTGGAGCACTGCACTGaaatcagaactgaggaagaagaGACCATTAGAATAACACTACCTAAAAAAAAGAGTGCCACAAGCCACCACACAGTTGACTTCTTTACCACTAAGGACCTGCCTTTGGCCTCTAACTCAAATAAAACATGTGTCGGCAGTCTAAAGATTCAAATACAAAACAAATCTGCCAGGCGGACAGATGGCACTTTAACCGTAATTGGTAAAAGGCAGCCAAACACATTAAAGAATGTTGAAGCAGCTGCTGGAGTAAAGGTAGACACGAGACCTAAAACAGATGAAATTTCCAAAGTGaaagctgatgatacaaaacataTTTCTGAAGAAGGGCATAGAAACGAAGGAGTGAAGACCGCAAGTGTCCATGTTGAAAATACATCTTTAAAAACCTTTGATGATATGGATGCTGGTAGCTCAGAAGCAAGTTGCTCACTTGAGACTGTATCTTCAGCATTGTGTGAACACAATGATATGAAAAGCCAGTCATCTTCTGTGGATACGCAAACCTCTGAAACATGTTTAACTGAAATTGAGAAGGGTATCACCTCAAAAAGTACTAAAAGGCAAGAGGAACATCTAGATTCAGCTGTCGTTCCTCTTGTTCCAGCTGTGCCTTCGACTGGAGCAGAATTGAAAagtggagaaatggaaggaaaggCCACATTGCTTCCAAGTGTACTGCTGTCTGAAAACAGGAAAGAAGCCTTGACCAACAGAGTTAATGGGAGTAAAGCCATTATGGCTGAAGAAAATCCTGGGCTTGGTCAGCAAAATACACCTAAAGTAGAAAATCAAGATTTTGCAGTTAAGGACACAGCAATGCCACAGAAAGTAGAAGCACCCACAGCTGTATTGTCTGATAAGGACAAGAATGAAAGCCTTGATCTTAACCAAAGGGGGAGGTCAAGTGATGTAATAGTCGGAACTGTAATATCTGCACAGCAGAGTCCACCAACATCTCAATCAATGGAGGATGTAGCTTTGTCTCAGGGTTCACAGGCTTCTAAAACCATGTCTGAAATTGAGGAGAAAAGCACAGCAAAAACTGCTAATGAGAGACCTACTGACACAGGTATTACAGTAG